Proteins from a single region of Pseudomonas fulva:
- a CDS encoding LPO_1073/Vpar_1526 family protein, protein MLGKQQQDAKDVAVAAQAGRDVTVNYGLKMSDVKELTQIFLEKNLPALRDEAANIARANAASFLNEFAEKLASSGKVSQEAFAQPDAQACFSRALNDGALKGKKIDLGILAEMVVKRLEASDDDLMSLVYEGALEALPRLSAAQVSFLAWVHYMKSVRHNAIYSLEALDNIAAKLMPVFAAGFDLSDANKHYMSSLGLLTINLIADADQLFENLCKNYDFLPKNREEIIAQAPSLGLLITKYGECRIPTIFLSATGQLIGVIAIKKVILGADPKIWIY, encoded by the coding sequence ATGCTTGGGAAGCAGCAGCAAGACGCGAAGGATGTTGCGGTAGCCGCTCAGGCTGGGCGGGACGTTACCGTCAATTACGGATTGAAAATGTCAGACGTCAAGGAGCTCACACAGATTTTTCTGGAGAAAAATTTGCCTGCTCTAAGAGACGAGGCGGCAAATATAGCCAGAGCGAATGCAGCCAGCTTCTTGAATGAGTTTGCTGAAAAACTGGCATCGTCTGGCAAGGTAAGTCAGGAGGCGTTTGCTCAGCCCGATGCGCAGGCGTGCTTTAGTCGTGCTTTGAATGACGGAGCCCTCAAGGGCAAGAAAATAGATCTCGGTATCTTGGCTGAGATGGTTGTCAAAAGGCTGGAAGCCTCGGATGACGATCTCATGTCCCTTGTTTATGAGGGTGCACTAGAGGCACTTCCTCGGCTCAGTGCTGCACAAGTGAGCTTTTTGGCCTGGGTTCACTACATGAAAAGTGTCAGGCACAACGCCATTTATAGCCTGGAAGCGTTAGACAACATCGCAGCGAAACTGATGCCTGTATTCGCGGCAGGGTTTGACCTGTCTGATGCCAATAAGCACTACATGTCCAGCTTGGGTTTATTAACGATTAATCTCATAGCAGATGCCGACCAGCTCTTTGAGAACCTATGTAAGAACTATGATTTCTTACCAAAGAATCGGGAAGAGATAATCGCCCAAGCGCCGTCTCTCGGCTTGCTAATCACGAAATATGGTGAATGCCGTATCCCTACAATTTTCCTATCTGCGACAGGCCAATTGATCGGGGTGATTGCGATAAAGAAAGTTATTCTGGGCGCCGATCCCAAGATTTGGATCTACTGA